AATTCCGGAACTATAACGGACACTAAATCCTATTCCGGATGGGAAAGTTTCCTGAAACAGAATCCTGACAGACTGAAGTAATTCTGTTCTCCACGTCTTATTCCTAAAAAACTGATTCACAATAAAATTGATAAAACACACAGTTACTTGGTAAAACATAATACTATCTTTTACATTGGTATGATTTTTAGTATTATCTTTGTATAAATTTTCAGTTATGAAAACAAACCAACAAACTATAAATCAAGGAACTCATACAATAAACTGGTTCCAAAAGTTTCTGATGGTATGCTCCGGAGGAAACATTCATATTTTAAGAAAGACTCCGAGTGAATGGAATAAGTTTTCCGGAATTGGAGGGATTGTACTTTTCACAGCAATATTTGCCACTTTGTCTGCAGGCTATGCTATGTATACGGTATTCGACAATATCTGGGCTTCTGTAGGGTTCGGAATTTTGTGGGGGTTAATGATCTTTAATCTTGACCGTTATATTGTTTCTTCCATTAAAAAAACTGGAACATGGTGGAATCAGATTCTGATGTCTATTCCCCGTCTTATTCTTGCTACATTCCTGGGAATTATTATTTCAAAGCCATTAGAGCTTAAAATTTTTGAGAAAGAGGTCAATAAGCAGCTGAATACCATCATTCAAAGAAATAAAAAACAGCTTCAGGGCGAGATGAACGGAAGAATTCTTCAGCAGAGCGGCCCGTTTGAAACAGAAAAACAGCAGATCTCAGGGAAAATTGCCCAGTATCAGAAAGCCTATGACTCTGCTTCAGTAGAACTTGAAAAAGAAATTCTGGGAAAACAATCAGGATTAACCAGTGGAAAAGAGGGTTACGGCCCCAACGCCAAACGTAAGCAGGAATTAAAAGAGCAGCGCAGAGTAGATCTGGAGAATTATCAAAAACAGGCGGCTCCAAGGCTGGAATATCTGGATAAAGAAATTTCCAAAGTATATACCAACCTGGAAACCGAAAGAAAATCTACGGAAACTTTTGAAGATAAATTCAATGGGTTTGCAGCCAGACTTCAGGCATTGGATGAACTTGGAAAAAATTCTGCAATCATAGGACTTGCCGCTTCATTTATCATGGGGCTGTTTATCTGTCTTGAGATTTCTCCGGTATTGGTAAAACTTATTTCTCATATAGGACCCTATGATTATCTTCTGGAAAAAACAGAAAATGATTTCAGGCTTTATTCTAAAGAGAAAATTGAGAAAGGAAATGCTTTAACCGATTTCAGGATTGATGATTTTAAGGATAATCTAAAAAATTAAAGACCATATTTCCAGCCTTCCAAACATTAGAGAGAAAAACTATAAAAAAGCTAATTTCAATTAATAAAATCTAACCTTTCATTATAACATGAAAGGTTTATTTATTTATAAACGTTTTATGCGAAATATTTTATAATTTTATAGTAATTAAAACCTTGTCATCATGAAAAACTTATTTATTGCATGTACACTGCTTATCAGCGGTGCATTCGCTCCTTCCCTACAAGCTCAGGCATCGGATCCATATTTAGGACAAATTGCTTTTGTTCCTTACAATTTTGTTCCCAAAAACTGGGCATCATGCGATGGACAACTTCTGTCTATTGCACAAAACCAGGCACTATTTGCCCTTTTAGGTACAACCTATGGCGGGAACGGAACAACTACTTTTGCCTTACCTGATATGAGAGGCAGAGTACTTGTACATAACGGACAGGCTCCGGGGGGGCCTACTACCTATAGCATGGGGCAAACCGGAGGAACTGAAAGCGTTACATTATTGGTAACACAGATGCCGGCACACAGCCATACGGTAAATGCGGTAACTGCTGAGGGGAATCAAAATTCACCTACCAACAGTCTTCCTGCAGACACCAAGGTTCTTGACAAAGAATACTCTGATGCGACAGCGAATACAACCATGAAGAGTACAATGATCAACAGTACAGGCGGAAACCAGCCGCATGAAAACAGACCTCCTTTTATAACCTTGAAATGTATCATTTCATTAGTAGGAGTATTTCCAACGCAAAACTAATCGCTATGAAAATTCTTTACTTAGTATGTCTTGCTCTCGGAAGCTCAGCTTTTGCGCAGACGATCACTTTTAAGGGATGTCCCAATCTGTTTGACGCTACTACATTCACTTTTAACAAAACAGGTGTAGATTCCTTTAATAAAAACATTTATATGACTACTCCTATTGACGGTGCACAAGATTGCAGCGGATTAGGAACCTGCGAGTTTAAAATCCAATGGAACAATGCTCTTACAAGATGGGAATTTCTTGCTGATGAAGGAAATGGAACTTTCACAACGCCATTTTTAATTTATTATAATTCAACAGGAAATAATTCAATTCCTATGCCTCCCGGCAACATGGTAGGAACCTGGACAGAGAATACAAGCGTTACAACAGGACAATGCGGTGGTAATCTTACAGCAGCCAATTCTACTATGACCGGTGATGTACAGACCATAACATTAGGAACCACAGAGTTTTCGAAAAATAAAATTCAGATTTTCCCGAATCCGGTGGCCGATTTTATAAGCATTTCCGGTATTGATGACGGTCTGTCTATTCAAATTTATACTATTGACGGACGGTTGGTAAAATCTGAAGCATTTGATTCAAAAATTGATGTTTCTCAACTTGTTTCTGGTGGATATGTAATGAAAATCAGCACAAGAAATTTTCAGACTCATCAGTTTAAATTCGTTAAAAAATAAATCCTTTTTCAAAAGAAATCATCCATTAAAGCTTTCAGAAATTCTGAAAGCTTTATTTTTCAGGCGGGGAACATTTTTTGTATGAGCAACTGTATGCCTTCAAGTGTCGTCAACCATTTCATCTATTTCCCGGATACTGAAATATTGAGAATTATATATCAGTCAGGAGCTGTTTATGATTATTTTAAAGTTCCGGCTGACATTATTGAAAAGTTTAAAGAGGCAAGATCTAAAGGTCAGTTTTTAAATAAAGTGATCAAATCCAGATTTAAATATCGAAAGATTGAATAAAAAATGCCCCCAAATGATTGGAGGCATTACTATTTATTTCAAATTTTAATCAAATAATTACTTGATGATCAATTTAGAAGATTTAGAATCTTTTCCGTTAGAAACCTGAATCATATATACTCCTTTTTCTAATTGCTGATCTACTTTGAAAACACCATTTCCTTCTTCAGTTACAGATGGGCTTGATACCAGTCTTCCTGACATATCAGAAATAGAAACTTTCAGATTTTTACCATTTTTAGCTTTAATGAAAATTTTGTCTCCGGTTGAAACAGGATTTGGATAAACTGTTAAATCGCTGTTATCTGCTTTCACTTCACTTGTTCCTAAGTTGGTC
The nucleotide sequence above comes from Chryseobacterium sp. 7. Encoded proteins:
- a CDS encoding phage tail protein, translating into MKNLFIACTLLISGAFAPSLQAQASDPYLGQIAFVPYNFVPKNWASCDGQLLSIAQNQALFALLGTTYGGNGTTTFALPDMRGRVLVHNGQAPGGPTTYSMGQTGGTESVTLLVTQMPAHSHTVNAVTAEGNQNSPTNSLPADTKVLDKEYSDATANTTMKSTMINSTGGNQPHENRPPFITLKCIISLVGVFPTQN
- a CDS encoding T9SS type A sorting domain-containing protein translates to MKILYLVCLALGSSAFAQTITFKGCPNLFDATTFTFNKTGVDSFNKNIYMTTPIDGAQDCSGLGTCEFKIQWNNALTRWEFLADEGNGTFTTPFLIYYNSTGNNSIPMPPGNMVGTWTENTSVTTGQCGGNLTAANSTMTGDVQTITLGTTEFSKNKIQIFPNPVADFISISGIDDGLSIQIYTIDGRLVKSEAFDSKIDVSQLVSGGYVMKISTRNFQTHQFKFVKK
- a CDS encoding DUF4407 domain-containing protein; translated protein: MKTNQQTINQGTHTINWFQKFLMVCSGGNIHILRKTPSEWNKFSGIGGIVLFTAIFATLSAGYAMYTVFDNIWASVGFGILWGLMIFNLDRYIVSSIKKTGTWWNQILMSIPRLILATFLGIIISKPLELKIFEKEVNKQLNTIIQRNKKQLQGEMNGRILQQSGPFETEKQQISGKIAQYQKAYDSASVELEKEILGKQSGLTSGKEGYGPNAKRKQELKEQRRVDLENYQKQAAPRLEYLDKEISKVYTNLETERKSTETFEDKFNGFAARLQALDELGKNSAIIGLAASFIMGLFICLEISPVLVKLISHIGPYDYLLEKTENDFRLYSKEKIEKGNALTDFRIDDFKDNLKN
- a CDS encoding KTSC domain-containing protein translates to MSNCMPSSVVNHFIYFPDTEILRIIYQSGAVYDYFKVPADIIEKFKEARSKGQFLNKVIKSRFKYRKIE